ACTGTTTACTAGTTCTAATTACAGATTAACACCATAACTCTCAGCGGTCAACGTACTTTTAGCTCTATCTAGTTCTATTTTATGTTCCGTTTAACTGAAATATATCTAAACAGGGTCATTCCTTCTTGCATTTCTTTCACAATCGTTGTACGCTAAACTCACTAAACTAAACACAAACCTCTACTCTAAACGGGAAACGGAGTTTTTAAACTTGAAGCTGGAAGATATCGCAAAACTGGCCGGCGTATCCAAGTCCGCCGTATCGCTGGCCTTCAACGAAAAACCCGGTATCAGCGCGGAAACGAGGGAACGCATCCTTCAAATCGCGAAGGAATATGGGTATACGCCGAAGCCGCGCGCGACGGCGGCGGAACCAACAGCGGCCAAAGCGCTAACGTTCCTCGTCATTACGAATTCCGGCATCGTACTGGAGGAGTACTATCAGCAGCCCTTTTTCCGCGAGTTGATTCAGTACATCGAGGAACGGTGCCGGGCGCAAGGATATTCCATGATGTTTTCTTCGGTCGACATGGGGGCGTTCGAGCGGGACATCCGTATCGCCGCCAACGACGCCCGTACGGACGGCATCATCTTGCTCGGCACAAACCTATCGACCGAACATATATCGTTCATTGCCGAACAGATGGCGGACTTGGTCGTCCTTGATACGTGCTTCGACACGCTCCCGATCCATTTCATCGAAATCAATAACTTCATGGGGGCGTACCAAGCGGGCAAGCACCTATGCGACATCGGGCATCGCCAAATCGGCTACATCGCCTCGAACGTTCGAATTCACAACTTTGAAGAGCGTCGGCGCGGCTTTACAGCAGCCCTCCAGGAGCAGGGGCTCAAAATCGCTGATGCCCACGTCTTTTCCGTCGCGCCGACCATTCTTTCCTCCCAAGAGTCGCTTCGCAAGCAGTTGGAGCAATTTTTGCATACTGGGGAAACGATGCCGACGGCCTTCTTCTGCGAGTGCGACTATATCGCCATCAGCGCGATGAAAACGCTCGCCGAGCTCGGCTTCCGCATTCCCGAGGACGTTTCAGTCGTTGGCTTCGACAACATCAACGAGTCTGTTATCGTCTCGCCTGAGTTGACGACGGTGCACGTTGAGAAAGAACGCATGGCGCATTGGGCGGTCGACCTGCTCGTCGGATCGATCGAGGGCGGAAGAGACGTTAAAATGAAAATGAAGGTCGACACGCGTATGATCGTGCGCACCTCCTCCGCTGTTCCTCAATCGGCCGGCGCTTCCGTGGAAACGTAATCGCGACAGTATGAATCAAAAAGTCCGAGCGCATCGCGCCGGACTTTTTTGATTTTCCTTGCTTTAACTTTTGCTGCGGCTTTCCATCGCCAGCTTATGCTGGAGGTTGCGCTGAAATTGGTCGACAACAACGGCGAGCACAATGACGAGGCCAGTAATGACCATCTGCCAAAACTCGGAAACACCCATCATGACCATCCCGTCGCTCAGCACCCCGATGACGAACGCGCCTAAAATCGTGCCTCCGATCGACCCGCGCCCCCCTGCCAACGACGTACCGCCAAGCACCGCCGCCGCTATGGCGTTCAGTTCCCACGTTTCGCCCGTCGCCGGATGCGACGCCACGAGCTGGGAAGAAACGATCAGACCGACGACGGCGGCGCAAAATCCCGAAATCATGTAAACGGCCATTTTCGTCCGCACGACGCGGATGCCGGACAGCTCCGCCGCCCGCTCGTTGCCGCCGACCGCGAAAATATGCCAGCCGAACGGCGTCTTCTTGAATATGTACGCCGCGACAAGGCCGATGGCGATCATAATCCAGATCGAATACGGCACCGCCAAAAAGCTGCCCGCTCCGAGCGCCGGAAAGCCCGTGTTGCCGAGCTCCTCTTTCCCGACCAGGTTCGGGAACGTCGCCCCGCCCGAGCGAAGCATGGAGAAGCCGCGCGCGACGTACAGCACGCCCAGCGTCGCAATGAACGGCGCGACGTTGAACCGGGTGACGAGCAGCCCGTTCACCCCTCCGATCAATATGCCGCATAGGAGCGTGATCAGGATGACGATCGGCACGCTGAAAAACACGCTGACGCCGAACATCGGCAAGACGAGACCTTCATAGATGAGCCCGCCGGCGATCATGCCGGTGAGTCCGACGATGGAACCGACGGATAAGTCGATTCCGCCGCTGACGACGACGAACGTCATCCCGATACCCAAAATGGCATACAACGCCACGTGCTTGGCGATTAAAATCAAGCTTTGCGCGGACAAGAAGTTCGGAGCTAATGCGCTGAACGTAATCAGCAATACAATCAACGCAATAAATGTGCGCGCCTTCAGCAGCAGCAGCCCGATTTGCGCGCCTTGACCTGCGCCGGATGTTCCTTTCATCTGTTGCAGCATGTTACACGGACTCCTTTACTCGAGGTTTCGGGCGGAACCCGCCGTAGGACGCGTTCACCAACGCCTCTTCCGTAATTTGCTCCCCGGCGAATTCGCCGGTAATTTTGCCGTTCGACATGACCAAAATGCGGTCCGAAATCGCCATTATTTCTTTCAACTCGGACGCGACCAGCAAAATGCTGAGCCCCTCCTCCGCGAACTGCCGCGCAATTTTGTACACGTCCGCCTTAGCGCCAACGTCGATGCCGCGCGACGGCTCGTCGAGCAGTAAAATGTTTGGAGACGTCAGCATTCCCTTGCCGATGACGACCTTCTGCTGATTGCCTCCGCTCAGCGACAAAATCGGCAGCTTCCGGTCGGCGACTTTAATGTACAAATCTTTGATCATTCTCGTAATGCTCTCGTTTTCATCCTTCTCCGAAATGTGGAACAGCTTCGTATAGTTGGACAGGCTGGAGAGCGTCATATTTTTCGCAATCGAAAGCGCCTGCACAAGCCCTTCCCGCTGCCGGTCCTCCGGCACGAGGGCGAAGCCCCTCTGGATTTGCTTCCAGACGGATTCGGGCTTAATTTTCTTGTCGTTCAAATACAGCTCGCCGCGCACTTCCGGCCGCAGCCCCATGATCGACTCGAGCAGCTCCGTCCGGCCGGCGCCGAGCAAGCCGTAAATGCCCAAAATTTCTCCGCGGCGAAGCTGGAACGATACGTCCTCCAAATAATAACCGCCCCCAGCGCGGGGCAGCGTAAACGATTCCACCCGCAACACTACTTCGCCTGGAGGCTTCGTGCTCCGCGTTATGGCCGCCGTCTGGCTATGACCGACCATGCTGCTGACGATCCAAGGGATATCGATGCCGCTTACCCGCTCCTCCGCCACGAGCTTCCCGTCCCGGAGGACGGTAATGTAGTCGCCGATGCGCATAATTTCTTCGAGCCGGTGCGAAATGTAAATGATCGAAATGCCCTGTTTCGTCAAATCTTCGATGAGGCGGAACAGCACCTCGACCTCCGCGCTGCTGAGCGACGACGTCGGTTCGTCCATGATGAGCACGTGCAGATCCTGCTGCGCCATCGTTTTCGCGATTTCCACGATTTGCTGCTGGCCGACCTTCAGCTCCTGCACGAGCGTGTTCGGATCCATCGGATGCTCGAGCCGCTCCAATATTTGTTTCGTTCGTTCTATATGCTTCTGCTCGTCGATGGCGGCGCCGAACAGCTTCGTTTCTTCCCTCGCCATAAAAATGTTTTGCGCGATCGTCAAGTTCGGAAACAAATTGAGCTCTTGATGAATGATGCCGATGCCCTTAGCGGACGCTTCGCGCGTGTTTTTCAAATGGATCTGCTCGCCATTCAAATAAATGGAGCCCTCGGTCGGTTGTTCGATTCCGGCCATAATCTTCATCAGCGTCGATTTCCCGGCTCCGTTTTCGCCGATCAGCACGTTGACCTTACCTTTGTAGACATTGAAATCTACCTTATCAAGCGCTAGGGTCCCCGGGTACACCTTCGACACCTGTCGCGCCTGCATGCAAATTTCGTCTTTGGCGGGTGCGCCCATGTCAGCCCCCTCCTTCGACGAGTTCAAGCTTTACCGGCGTGATAACGATGTTGCTTCCCGCCGTGAACGCGCCCGTGAACCGCACTTGTTGCTCCGCCAGCGACACCGGGTCCAGCCCGGCCAGCGCCTGTTCGTTCGCGCGCTTGTTCAGCGCGTTCGCGAGCTGCGCGTACTGAATTTGGTTTTTAAATTGGTCGAACTTCACGAAATCGAGCGAATCCCGAATCGACGTCCCTTTAATGACAGGTCCGATCTGGACCGTCGCATCCTTCGCGCCGTCGAACGGCGCCAGGTCGATGTCCAACGTGCCTGCCCTCGACTCGGTGTTAACAGCGAGCACTCGTGCCTCGCCCTTGACGATGAAATTCCATGGGGCGCCGTCCGCTCCGCTCCGTACGCCGTACGTTTCGCCGGCTTGCTCCGGATCTTTGGCGAGTGCGGACAGCACCTCGGCGATATCGTCCGCATTCTCGTTAAAATAGGCGTTCGTTCTCTCCCATTCCGCGCTAACGAACCCTTCGGCGTCGAAGCTTTCGTCAAACATGCCGCCCCCGGACGTCGTCGCCGCCGGGGAGTCGAGGCTTACGACCGTGCACGCCGGCAGGAGCAGCAACGATGCGGTCAGCAACGCAGTATGGGCCGCCATCCGTATTTTTCTGGGGCCTGTACGTTTCAAAGCGATTCCCCCACCCTTCTTCATGCTTCAAAGGTTTGCAAGGATGGCCCGGTAAAGCAGCCATCCCCGCAATTCCGCCAATTTAATTATTGTTTCAATGCGAACGTTTCCAACTGGTCGGCGTTTTCCGGCGTAATAAGTACGCAATCGATCAACTGCTTTTCTTCTTTGCCCGTCGAACCCGTTTTCAAATATTGATCCGCTTGCTCGACCGCCATTTGGGCGATGTCGTAAGCCGGCTGGAGCACCGTCGCTTTAATTTCGCCGGCTTTGATCGAGTCGCGCACGTCGTTGCTGCCGTCGAAGCCGACGACGATGACGTCCGTCATGCCCGCAGCCTTCAGCGCAGCCATCGCGCCCATCGCCATCGTGTCGTTGCCGGCGATAACTCCCTGAATATCCTTGTTCGCTTGGATAATGGATTCCATTTTGGAGAACGCTTCCGTTTGGCTCCAGTTTGCGCTTTGCTGCGCAACCATCTTCATGTCCGGATATTGGTCGATGACGTCGTGGTACCCTTTGGAGCGGATGCCCGCGTTCGTATCGGATTCTTTGCCGAGCAGCTCTACGTAGTTGCCCTTCTCACCCATCAAGCGGACGAACTCTTCCGCGCCGAGCTGCGCGCCTTGATAGTTGTTGGAGACGATTTGCGAAACGGCAAGGCCGGTTTCGTTAATTTCGCGGTCGATCAGGAACGAAGGAATGCCCGCGTCTTTCGCCTTCTTCACCGCCGCCACCGTAGCGTCCGCGCCGGCGTTGTCGAGGATGATCGCCGCCGCGTTCCGCGCGATCGCCGTATCGAACAACTCGTTTTGCTTATTCGGGTCGTCGTCGTGCACGAGCACGAGCGTTTCGTAACCGAGCTCTTTCGCTTTTGCCTCGGCGCCATCCGCTTCCGATTTAAAGAACGGATTGTCATGAGAAGGGGTTATAATGACGATCAGGTTCGACTTCGGCTTCGCCGCAGCCGGCTCCGCTTGCTGCTCCGTCTTTGCCGGCTCTGCCGTCGTCTCCGTCTTCGCGGGCTCCGACGGCGCCGCCCCGCCGCCGCCGCTATCGGCCGACGAGCATCCTGCGACCGCGAACATAGCCGCCAACATCAAGACAAACATTTTTTTCATTTTCCTTGCTCCCCTCGATTCATGGTTTGGAACTCGTTTAGTTTTCCCTATTGTAAGCGCATCCATTTTAGAGATTTGCACTAAACTTGATTTTGATAATATACAAAATTTAGGTTCCAGTCAACTAACTTTTTATATATATTTTATTTTATTTTTAGCAAAACGAACTAAAAAGGTCGTATTTAACAATATATTTTAACTATTATCTTACATTTTTAATAACACGAGACTCTATCCTCTAATAAACTAAATACTAAACTTCTGACACAATAGCTCATAAAATGCAATAAACTTTTCTATTCCCTTCTACGTAAGCAAACAAAAACCCAACCCCTTGTCGAACGAGGGTTGGGTTTTACTGCTTGATTTGTCGGATTAACCGTTTAATTTCCCGAAGTTCCTTCAACATTTTTCGGTACGTCAAATATCCGACGAACGATTTCACCGCGAAAAACAGAATGGCTCCGATGCCGACAAGAAGATAATTTCCTTTCACCCCATCGACAAAGTGATTGAAGCGGTCCATAGCGTCTCCAGATCATGGTATATTGGATGTACCATTATCATGTACGGTTGGGACGAGAATCATTCCCTTGCGCGCTCGTCGGACGAACTTTGCTTATTTCGTTTACTTCTTTTCCTGAATTAACCCTTCTCTTACGAACAATTCGTACACGACTTCCTGTTCGCTGGACTCCATGCACGACGACATGACGATGTTCAATTCTTTCTCTCCGATCGAATCTTGTTTATACTCCGCCATCCATTGCTTGAACTTGTCCAGCGCCCGCACCCTTGTTTCCGCCGCAATATAATCTTGGTGATCGGTCAGCGTTTTTTCGGCGAGCTGTTCCCATTGATCGTCAAGAAATTGGTGCAGCTTCTCGGGCGTCAAGTCCGCCGAATCGAGCAGACCGGAACGTTCTGCGCCTTTCAGCAAGCGCGCGATTTCCTTAGCGACTTCATTAGGGTCTTGCTGTATTCGGTTCGGTGCATGGTGGTTATCTTGTTTCCCGTTGCCGCTCAAGTCAATCGCTCCTTATATCGCTCAGTATTTGAACCTGCTTTTGCTAGCATAAACTTATTGAATTCGGGTTGCAAAGGGTCCGAAACTCCGGCTTGTTCCCTCTGCAACGGTTGGATATATTGGTGTTTCGTAGACGAAGCCGCACTGGCACGCTGAGGAAGGCGTATTTCGCGAGAGGAGCCCATCACGACTTAGACGTGCTCTCTATGCTCCGGGAAGAATGTCCCTCGTTATCCGGCGTTTTGGCCGCGGAAGGGCAGAATTCCTTAACATAGCTAAAGATGAGCTCCATAACGACGCGCTCGCGTTCCGTTTTTACGTAAAAACAATGTCTGCTCCAGTCAAGCAGTTGGATCGCCCCGCGAATTTCGCCGTTCGCAGCTTGTTCGGCGGCCGTTGCGACTTCCCGTTGCTCCGGAACCCGATGATGCCGGCGGTAAAACCCCACCGCTTTTGAAATGGCCTGATAATCAAACGTTTGTTCCATAAGTTCACCCACGCCATTATACCAAGAGGACGTTGCTCATTCCCCAGGAAATCTTCTCCTCGCCCCTCGTCGGGCGGCGACAATCGTCCTGCTCATGCCAAGAAGACCTCGGTCATCCGACCGAGGCCATAGTTACGCATCCGTCCCGGCGCGAAACCGCACACGAAACAGCAGATACGTGAGCGAGTAGGCGACAAGACTGACGACGAGGAATGGCCAGACGCTGCCGCTCGCCTTCTGAATGAGATCCAGCTCCATGCCGAACAGACCGCAAACGACCGTCAATGGCAGAAACAGCGCGGTAATCCACGTGATCTTACGATGGAACGCTTCCTCGCGCTCCCGCTTCGCCGCCTCCTCCTTCCGCTCGAGCGCCTGTTCCACGATCGCGGTCAGCGCCGCGAGCGCATGGAGCGACTCATTGATCTCCAGCATCAGCTCCTCGATGCGCAGCCGGCGGCGGATGAGCTCGTACACGTCGGAATGATGCGTGTTATACGTCACTTGATGATACGAAGACCGCAGCATAAAGCGGATGCAGCTCTGCTTCAGCGCGTCGATCGCATCGCTCTGGGCGCGCAGCGACCCCCTTGAGCCGCCGAGCTCCCCTTGCAAACCGGCGGCGAGCTTGGACAACCGAACCAACGCGTACTTCTGATGCAAAGCTAGGATGTACAGATACAAATACGTGCCCTTCAATTGATGAAAATACGCGCCTTCGAAAAACGCATCCGTCTCCGGGTCGCCGGTCCGCGTGACCACGTTCGCCATCCCTTCGAGCGAGACGCCGAAGCGGCTGTTCTCGAAGGGTCGTATGACGAATTCGTCCCGTTCTTCGCTCCTGTGAGCGCTCACGGGCTTATATGCCTCGCGGTAGGCGCGGCGGAGCCGAAACAAGACGTCGGCAGCAAACTCCTCCGCTCCTGCTTCCTTCGTATTTACATCAAGAAGCGCCCCGCTGAACACGATCGCTTCGGCCGGCGTCGAACCGTTTCCGTCGAAAAAGCGTCCCGCGAACGGTTCGACGGCCTCGCTGGCTGCGGCCGCGAAGCTGAACGACTGCATCTCGGCCTCCGTCTTCGACAACCGCCGTTCGTATCGAATCGTATTGCCGTAACCGGCGATTTTCTTGAGGGCGTACAGCCCTTCCGTAAAACTGCGCGCATCCGCGGCGCCGGAAAACTCGATGTGATGGACGAGGAAGCCTGTCCCGGTTTCAAACAAGTACAGCTCGACATTCGTAACGGCGAACGTCCATGTCCCCGCCTTGGAGTTGCACGTCAGCGTCGAACGGTGGTTGTTGGGGAGCCCGTATGCGTGCCTGCCGCGTTGGGTCATTTTCCACATTCTGCCGATCGTATGCGGTTCGGACGCGTGCGCGACGAGCGTACGGATATGCTCGAAGCAGCGGTCCGCCGCGGGCTCGGCTTTCTCGAACCGATCGGCGTTCACCGCCTCCGCAGCGTCCGGAAAGGGCATATCGTAATGAAACGGAATCACGAGCGCGGCGACGTGGGCCTTCAAGATTTCCTCGCGATCGCCGCGTAGATCGTCTCCTGGTAATAAAACGCGTCATTCATAAACTCTAACTCCAGCTCCTCCAGCGCATCCTTCATCCAGCGGTATTCCTCGATGTACGTCGGGTGATTCGGCTCCCGGTCCAGCCGTTTCTTAAAGTTATTGATTCGATACGAGAAGCTGCCGCGGAACAGTTGGAGCCGCGAGTCCAGCGATTTCCCGGCCGTATCCTTCA
The nucleotide sequence above comes from Paenibacillus sp.. Encoded proteins:
- a CDS encoding LacI family DNA-binding transcriptional regulator, whose protein sequence is MKLEDIAKLAGVSKSAVSLAFNEKPGISAETRERILQIAKEYGYTPKPRATAAEPTAAKALTFLVITNSGIVLEEYYQQPFFRELIQYIEERCRAQGYSMMFSSVDMGAFERDIRIAANDARTDGIILLGTNLSTEHISFIAEQMADLVVLDTCFDTLPIHFIEINNFMGAYQAGKHLCDIGHRQIGYIASNVRIHNFEERRRGFTAALQEQGLKIADAHVFSVAPTILSSQESLRKQLEQFLHTGETMPTAFFCECDYIAISAMKTLAELGFRIPEDVSVVGFDNINESVIVSPELTTVHVEKERMAHWAVDLLVGSIEGGRDVKMKMKVDTRMIVRTSSAVPQSAGASVET
- a CDS encoding ABC transporter permease produces the protein MLQQMKGTSGAGQGAQIGLLLLKARTFIALIVLLITFSALAPNFLSAQSLILIAKHVALYAILGIGMTFVVVSGGIDLSVGSIVGLTGMIAGGLIYEGLVLPMFGVSVFFSVPIVILITLLCGILIGGVNGLLVTRFNVAPFIATLGVLYVARGFSMLRSGGATFPNLVGKEELGNTGFPALGAGSFLAVPYSIWIMIAIGLVAAYIFKKTPFGWHIFAVGGNERAAELSGIRVVRTKMAVYMISGFCAAVVGLIVSSQLVASHPATGETWELNAIAAAVLGGTSLAGGRGSIGGTILGAFVIGVLSDGMVMMGVSEFWQMVITGLVIVLAVVVDQFQRNLQHKLAMESRSKS
- a CDS encoding sugar ABC transporter ATP-binding protein, which translates into the protein MGAPAKDEICMQARQVSKVYPGTLALDKVDFNVYKGKVNVLIGENGAGKSTLMKIMAGIEQPTEGSIYLNGEQIHLKNTREASAKGIGIIHQELNLFPNLTIAQNIFMAREETKLFGAAIDEQKHIERTKQILERLEHPMDPNTLVQELKVGQQQIVEIAKTMAQQDLHVLIMDEPTSSLSSAEVEVLFRLIEDLTKQGISIIYISHRLEEIMRIGDYITVLRDGKLVAEERVSGIDIPWIVSSMVGHSQTAAITRSTKPPGEVVLRVESFTLPRAGGGYYLEDVSFQLRRGEILGIYGLLGAGRTELLESIMGLRPEVRGELYLNDKKIKPESVWKQIQRGFALVPEDRQREGLVQALSIAKNMTLSSLSNYTKLFHISEKDENESITRMIKDLYIKVADRKLPILSLSGGNQQKVVIGKGMLTSPNILLLDEPSRGIDVGAKADVYKIARQFAEEGLSILLVASELKEIMAISDRILVMSNGKITGEFAGEQITEEALVNASYGGFRPKPRVKESV
- a CDS encoding DUF2291 domain-containing protein gives rise to the protein MAAHTALLTASLLLLPACTVVSLDSPAATTSGGGMFDESFDAEGFVSAEWERTNAYFNENADDIAEVLSALAKDPEQAGETYGVRSGADGAPWNFIVKGEARVLAVNTESRAGTLDIDLAPFDGAKDATVQIGPVIKGTSIRDSLDFVKFDQFKNQIQYAQLANALNKRANEQALAGLDPVSLAEQQVRFTGAFTAGSNIVITPVKLELVEGGG
- a CDS encoding D-ribose ABC transporter substrate-binding protein encodes the protein MKKMFVLMLAAMFAVAGCSSADSGGGGAAPSEPAKTETTAEPAKTEQQAEPAAAKPKSNLIVIITPSHDNPFFKSEADGAEAKAKELGYETLVLVHDDDPNKQNELFDTAIARNAAAIILDNAGADATVAAVKKAKDAGIPSFLIDREINETGLAVSQIVSNNYQGAQLGAEEFVRLMGEKGNYVELLGKESDTNAGIRSKGYHDVIDQYPDMKMVAQQSANWSQTEAFSKMESIIQANKDIQGVIAGNDTMAMGAMAALKAAGMTDVIVVGFDGSNDVRDSIKAGEIKATVLQPAYDIAQMAVEQADQYLKTGSTGKEEKQLIDCVLITPENADQLETFALKQ
- a CDS encoding CorA family divalent cation transporter: MKAHVAALVIPFHYDMPFPDAAEAVNADRFEKAEPAADRCFEHIRTLVAHASEPHTIGRMWKMTQRGRHAYGLPNNHRSTLTCNSKAGTWTFAVTNVELYLFETGTGFLVHHIEFSGAADARSFTEGLYALKKIAGYGNTIRYERRLSKTEAEMQSFSFAAAASEAVEPFAGRFFDGNGSTPAEAIVFSGALLDVNTKEAGAEEFAADVLFRLRRAYREAYKPVSAHRSEERDEFVIRPFENSRFGVSLEGMANVVTRTGDPETDAFFEGAYFHQLKGTYLYLYILALHQKYALVRLSKLAAGLQGELGGSRGSLRAQSDAIDALKQSCIRFMLRSSYHQVTYNTHHSDVYELIRRRLRIEELMLEINESLHALAALTAIVEQALERKEEAAKREREEAFHRKITWITALFLPLTVVCGLFGMELDLIQKASGSVWPFLVVSLVAYSLTYLLFRVRFRAGTDA